Below is a window of Oryza brachyantha chromosome 10, ObraRS2, whole genome shotgun sequence DNA.
AGAGCGCATGAGAAATCTCGTTACTAGCATTACATAGCACTGCAGTCTTAGGTTTGGAAAGTGGGAGGAAATTTGTATGTTGTGAGTTTTGACCAACCTTTGGAATCTGtatttaaatctagaaaatttgGTATACAACTTATGACTAACATTATATGGCACTGCAGTCTTAGCTCCGAGTTTCTGCAAAGATAGGCAGACAGCTTAGAAGCTAATGCTGTTAATGTCCCATGTTTGAGTTTCAATTTGTTGTAGTAAGTATGCAGGATTAGATTTCAATAAACAGGTTGTTATACCCTAAGGAAGGGGGAGGTAGGCAGAAGAATCACAACAATCATGAATTGTGCCATTTGTATGCTCAATATTGTTTCTGCAGTCTTCATTTAATTCGGTAGCATGCATTTGGTACATATACATAAAGTTTTGTTCCCATCCATCTTAGTGTGGGAAAAGTACGTAACCTAGCCTAGTTGAGGACTAAATTTGATGGTTGAGTCTGTGTGTTCAAGCTCGCCTTCTTGTTTTAGGTTATACATACATCTTTTGTGTTCCAGTTCCATTTTTAATCTGTAGCATAGAGTTGAAGTTTATGCATCTATACAATGATGATACATGTTTCACATTTTATTTCCCACATATTCCTATTTTCGAGAGACTTCTTTCTTCTGATTAATCATTCATTCTTGAAAACTGCTGAAGATTGTTTCTGTGATGACAAATATTAGGATCGACTACCCATCTGATTATTTTTTGCGCTCCTTGGATAGGTCATAAACTACTTACTCAGAGGGTGGCTAAAGAATGTCGAATCCGAGGGGTCAATTGAGATTCCATTTCTTGAAGAACCCAGCTATGCCGAAGACGGTGTATCAAGGGAGCTGGAATTTGTCAGGGGAGGATCGAAGAAATCTGTTCGTGTGCGGCTCTTTGGTTCCAAGATTTCCTTGTGGACCCAACTTAGCTCGTTCCTGAAATCTGGTGTCACAAACACACGGGTAGTATCTAGATAGGCTGTTCATACAAGTTTGATGTTTAGGAGCTTGAATCAAATATTGTATTCATTATTCTTTACTCTTAGTCAGATCCATGTATAGATATGTACACACAGTAGACAGGATTATAATCACTTCTCTAGTGGATGTAACATAGCAAGCTTAAGGATTCCTGTTCCAGAACAAATGGACTGGCCTAATTAAGCTTAGTCCTTGTATTTGTATGTATAGCCTATTGGTctttatttagtttatttctgATTTCCGTGTTTGCAGGAGAAATGGTATCTTATGCCTTTGTTGTAAGGGTCACAGTCCTAGACatttctcccccttttttttcttaagctaGAATGGACCATGTGgaattgtagtttatttcgCAATTTAACGGTTCAgtttcttttcacttctagAACAAGTTTTATAGCATAGgtgattgatatatataagagatttgctccagtccaataaaaagtatctcgaggtaacAAATCgttttttatcattggatctagctgggTAGGatatgcactgttagatccaatgatcagaaacgatttggtatcacAAGAtgctttttgttggactgaagcaaaccTCTACATATAATTCTATCCATATCATATGCTTATCAATTAAaagttaattcatacaatacaATGGCTCTAAAATAATAGTCTTAATAGACCATATGTAATTATTGTAGTAACCGTTTGCAGTCCACTCCTCTCTAAGTAGAGGTGGTCCCTTGCATGAGGTGTGGCTCCTCAttgctctccttttttttctttctccttcacATTATCATCTACCAGTACATGTTGTTTTGGGACTTGTGGTAAGAGGCCTATAATACTTGCTCTCAGTAGAGAGAAATGAGATCAaatatgactatttttaatgttcaGTGCAATTTCGGAGTATTTGTAGACAGCCATTATATGAACGtgaaagaaacagaaaaatgtTGAATAGTCCTATCTTGGTTGTGGAAGTGCAAATAAGCTAAGATATAAGTGGAGGAGTCTCTCACCTCAATAGCTAGCTTTTGGGGTGGGAAATGCCCTTTGCGATCCTAAAAAAAGTgtagaaaagaataaaaaatcacaacaTTCAAAATCATGTTTCAGTAGTATAAATTGAATTATTGTTGGATCATTTGGTGAGCCCTAACTCCAGTAGAAACCTATGGATTATGCTGTCGGGGTTGGAGGTGTGGGAGGAAGGAGTTTGACAAGCTTGAAAGGATAAGCCATGGGAGGCGGAATTAGTGGGTTGGCGAGGCTGTCAAAGATAATGCAGAGTCGGGACTCGGTGGTGATCTGGTATTGGCGCTGAGATAAACTTGTGGTTGGAGTGGTTAGGAGGCAAGGTGGTGAAGGCGTTTTTGACAATGGTAAAGCGGTACAACCTCCAATAATAGAGAAGAAGTGTGGCGAGGGTGATTGACGCCGTTTAGAAGAAGGTGGCAGGAAGGGGTGGGGGAGGCAAGGGATTCTAGTGTTGAAACATTAGATATTTTTAGGCTACCAACAATAGAACGATGGGAGAAGAGGATAAGGTTGGGGTCGTGTAGTTGGACAGATCTTGTAATGATGTAGAACATCCACAATCATATGATTTTCTTGATTTAAACCATAGTATAAAagagtattttatatttaacgtcgttaacttttgaatctacgtttgaccactTATCTTATTACAAAAAtacgtaattattatttattatgatttgttttatcataagTAAACTTTAAGCTagcataacttatatttttatatttgtaaaagaaattagaaaGATGATGACCATACATGTATATTAAAATCAataacattaaacataaagaAATCActgttagtatatttttgtgGAATTTCCTAAAACTATTATTTCAGTATGAAATGGATATCCCTTTATCACTTAATAAGAGCAAACCTAGCAGCTAATGCATCCCATCATGCATGttgaaaatagatgatatgaaagaaaaaacaggaTTCAACAAATCATGCATTCCTTCATGAAAAAtagatgatcattcaaattggagagagatcatttaaatttagatgttctctctgcTCTATCTATATTTCAACATCCAATCATAATAGAAGAGAACAATATTAACATAAGAGTAGATGGTTGTAAaatgttaataaaatatatatagatgacgTAAAATGAATGTTATGTTAAAGTGATACATGATATAAatagataatctattttagatgatcattcaaatgaCAATTTGGATGAGCTGTTATGTTTGCTCTAAGAGTACTTAAGTAAGTACTAACTGTTCCTGTCATCGTCATCGCCCCCATCGCGGAACTCCACGACGGACAgcgccaccggcgccgtcTCCGGCCGCGCCCTGATGCCGTCCAGGAGCCCCGGCTCCCCTCCCACCCACCTCTTCAGGAACGCCAccatggcgccgccgacgaACCGCCGCATGGGCGCCCTTGCCCCGCCGCTCCTGCACACGGCGCGCGTGGCCAGGCCCCTGGCCCCGGGCGTCACGTCGTCCATCATGTCGGTGTGGCCGTAGTCCCTCGCCACGAGGTGGCACGCGGTCGGCGCCGCGCACTCGCCGTAGAAGTCGTCGTGGCTCACCCCGCGCGGCGCGCACGGCGGGAGGAGCGGGCCCCGGGGCAGCCCGCCGAGGCCCGTCCCGACGACCatcaccggcgccgccacgcgcAGGGAGTTCTCCTTGTAGGTgaggatcggcggcggcgtctgcTTCCCGGCGCCCATGCCGTCCACCGGGTCGACGGCGACCAGCGCGGCGATGGGCGGGAGGGAGACGTTGGCGTGGCCGAGCGCCAGCGCGAACGCCACCTTTCCGCCGCGGCTGTGGCCGGAGATGGACACCTTGGTTGAGTCCGCGCGGACGTCGGGCGGCAGCTTCGAGGagaggccgccggcggcgagccagTTGatgacggccgccgccgagttgaTCTCGTCGGTGGTGCCCGGTCCAGAGATCGCATAAAGCTGCAGTTTTTACACCCCATTTTTATAG
It encodes the following:
- the LOC102713942 gene encoding chlorophyllase-2, with protein sequence MKTIVFAAQILFCFVLLLFQLLTMAAAAPSITGVFDHGSYGVALVKVDEAPRKCSAARKSAAPTGGGGAGAPPKPLLVAAPREAGEYPVVLFLHGYLANNSFYSQLLEHVASHGFVVVGPQLYAISGPGTTDEINSAAAVINWLAAGGLSSKLPPDVRADSTKVSISGHSRGGKVAFALALGHANVSLPPIAALVAVDPVDGMGAGKQTPPPILTYKENSLRVAAPVMVVGTGLGGLPRGPLLPPCAPRGVSHDDFYGECAAPTACHLVARDYGHTDMMDDVTPGARGLATRAVCRSGGARAPMRRFVGGAMVAFLKRWVGGEPGLLDGIRARPETAPVALSVVEFRDGGDDDDRNS